The stretch of DNA TTGCCAAAATAAAAGCCCATCCACAATAACTGTGGTTGGGCTATTTTAATTCTTCAAAAATTCCTACTACATCAACTTCATTATATTGTTAATTATGCTACCAATTAAGAGAACAAAGAACTGATTAAACTGCTTAAAATTACGAAAGTGTACATAGTCCTTTAAAAGTAAGAAAACGTCCAGGCAATTGCCTAGACGCTTTTTTGGTTTGACTGACAACCTGGTTAAGTTCCGCAGTCAATATAGTTTATGCAATACCATCCTGTTTATGTACAGAATTGCGTATCAAACCATTGTTAAACTTTCCCTCAAGTTTATATTACTCATTAATTTTTTGAATTACTTTTTATTTTTGATGGCTTTTTTGCTTTAGGATATAAGTGTCCATAAGCTAAAGTCACCTGCATTTATATATTATTTGAGGGCAAGTTAAAAAAGAATAATTATCTCTTTAAGAAAGGCCAAAAATCATGGACCGTGGATAATATTCGAACAGGCAAGATATTAACTGCCATATGACATCTGCAATATTGTTTAGAGGCTATTTTTTTATTCTTCTCTGGCTACGGTTATTGGAGCAACTTTGGGGAAGATTAATGATGTTGTTTTATTTAATGAAAGGAGGATTACAAAATTGGCAAAGATTGCAGTAGAAAAACCCTATGAAGACGTAAAAAAGGCTTTAGAAGAAAAAGGTCACACTGTGAAGATGTTCAGCACTGATGAGAATGTTTCAGGTTACGATATGGGTGTTGTAAGGGCGATTAACGAAGGTCATAATGACGAATTTGAATTTCCGGTTGTTGCGATGTCAGGAATGTCTATTGATAACGTAGTACAAGCGGTAGAACATCGGCTAGGTCAGATGTAATCGGAATTAATCAAATCAAAAAAGAAGCTCAGTCTACTTGAGCTTCTTTCTTTAACTCCTTTGTACGATAAAAATTAAAGACCCACTAAAATGCGTGGGAACAGGCTATTTCACATGGCGATCGCGAAGATCATCTTTTCGTTTTAGGCCCATTAAACCAATCAAGCCTAACAATCCTAGCCAACCCCATTCCATATCACCATCGTCGTCGTTTACGTCATCCACGACATCGTTATTTGTATTAGGGGTAGCGTAAGTAGTTGATTCTGCAAATGAAAAAGCAATCATAAAAGCGAGGAAAAGTGCTGCAAGTTTTTTCATTAATAATTCCTCCTCAAGTAAGTTAGGTACACTTTTATCTTTACCATAATCAAAACCAAATATTCACAAAATAAATGATTCATGGATTATAGTGTATATGATTGGGAAAAATTAAAAAGAAAAAAAGATGTCAGCACATTACTTCAATGTTTTGAACACTCCAAATGAATATTAAGTAATGCGCAAAAATTTTTAAACGTGACAAAAAAGCATCATCCCATTTGAGATGACGCTTTACATCATATTCTCTAAGCTCTCCAAACTCCACGTTCCCACTTCTCAATAAATTGCTCAAACGTAAGACCATATCGTTCTCTAATTTTATGATACACGAAATATTGTCCCAAGCTTTCAATGAGTCGCTCTTCCATTTAAACTCCTCCTGCTGTTTTGATGGATACATTTATTCTATTCATCAATAGCTTGTCCATATACATGAAATCATATTCAAGTTTTTATAAGGATAAGGGTGATTCAACATGTGTTTATCAGAACAAAAAAACGTTGAAGACGAAAATCCTTCAACGTTTTTCTATAACTCTAGCTTAAAAAGATGGTACTACTTTTTTCTTATTAGGTCGTTGTTCCTTCAATATTTGTTTCTGGAGCTGTCTCTTCTGGTTTAATATCGGCAAATGTCTCATTATGCTCTTCTAAGTCCCGTGTACGGTGTGCAATTCTTGACGATGCACATGCAGCGATACTTGCAACAAGATCGTCCAAAAATGTGTGTATGCCTTCACCTATTTTTGTATCCAGTTTTTTGATAATCCCAATTTTATTCTTATCCAGATGACCAAATGTGGTTACCGCTATACTTCCATACGTAAAAACGGAACCTAATGCAATCGTTTCATCTACTCCAAATAATCCTTCATCCGCTTCAACAATCTGTTGCAATGGCGTAGAGAGCATTTTCTTCTCTGCCAATTCATCAAGCTCAATGCCAACCAAAATGGCATGTTGCATTTCTCTTTTTTTAAGAACACTTTCGACCGATTCTATGCAATGTTCCAATGTAAGGCCTACATTGTATGCAACTTGCATTTCGTATACAATTTTCGCTATTTCTTCAATTGATACACCTCGGCGCTGCAAAGCCTCTTTTGTAGCTTCGAATACTTGCTTAGAGTGTACGCGCAAACCATTCCTATCCATTGTGCCATCTCCATTTCTTTCAATCCTTGTTGTCATTATTCATAATTATACCTTCCACCTTCAGTATGGTACAATTTCTGTAGCAAGATTTAGAGGAGGTTAAACCGTTGTCTAAAGGTACAATCCAAGACGTAACGCTATTTAGTGACGCCTTACAAGAAGATATGCAACTGCTGATTTATATACCAGCAAATTATTCACCACTTTATAAATATACAGTTTTAATTGCGTCTGACGGAAAAGATTACTTCCAATTAGGAAGAATTTCCCGTGTTGCGGACGAATTACTCGAAAACAAAGAAATTGAAAATATGATCATTGTCGGTGTCCCGTATAAAAACGTGGAAGATCGACGTCGTAAATACCATCCGTCCGGGGATCAGCATGATGCGTACTTACGTTTTCTTGCACATGAACTTGTTCCTTATTTGGATTTAACCTACCCTACATATCAGATTGGAATGGGACGAGCACTAATCGGCGACTCATTGGCAGCAACTGCTTCCCTTCTTGCCGCTATCAAATACCCCAATATATTTGGAAAAGTTCTTTTACACTCCCCGATGGTCAATGAAGATGTATTGGAAAAAATTAAAAATGTCCGGACACCGCATTCGTTCTCGGTTTATCATGTCATTGGAACTGGCGAAAATGCAGTAAAGCTAACCAATGGCGAGATTGAAAACTTCCTTGAACCTAACAGGGTTTTAAATTCATTGATGCAAGACAAAGGATTTTCGTTGTTCTATGACGAATTTGAAGGAGAGCATACTTGGAAACATTGGCAACCGGATTTGAAACGTGCGATTAAAATGAATTTCGGACATTGATCGTCAAATGAAGCCTTATCCAGAAAATTTGCTATACTATAAGTATGTACTTACTTAACTAAAAGGAGGTTTTTAGGATGAAATATGGAGTCGTTGCATTCCCATCTAAAAAACTACAAGACTTGGCAAACTCATACCGCAAACGTTATGATCCACATTATGCACTCATCACCCCCCACATGACGGTCAAGGGCGTATTCGAAGCTAGTGACACTGAGATTGAACAACTTTCTACAAAAATCAGCAACGTTGTCAAACGTCACAGCCCCTTCAAAATACACACAACTAAAGTTAGTTCCTTTTCACCGGTTACGAATGCAATTTATTTCAAAGTGGAACCGAGTGAAGAATTGCTTAATTTACATGAAGATTTGCATTCTGACGAAGTGGGTGGCAAAGCTGAATATGCCTTTGTCCCTCATATTACCATCGCACAAAAAATGTCATCAGGTGAACATGACGATATTTATGGCCAATTGAAAATGATTGGTGTCGATCACGAGGAAACTATTGATCGCTTGCATTTGCTGTATCAACTTGAAGATGGCTCTTGGACGGTTTATGAAACATTCCGTTTGACTGGAGCTGAAAATTGATTTGATTACTGCCAAACGAGTGGAAATACCAAAAGAGCTGGATGATGCATTTTTTGTTCGTCAAAAAGTATTCGTGGATGAACAGGATGTCCCAGTACATTTAGAGATGGATGAATATGATCAGTCTGCTGTTCATTTCGTGGCGTATGACGATGAAATGCCTATAGGTGCGGGCCGAATTCGAGAACCTGAACCAGGTGTCGCAAAAGTTGAACGTGTCTGTATCTTGCCTCAATATCGTGGCAAGCATTTAGGAAATTTGATGATGGAAACGATGGAAAGTTATGCGAGAGAAGCTAGTTTAACGACAGTTAAACTAAATGCTCAGTCTTATGCCGTTCCTTTTTATGAAAAACTCTCTTATCAAATTACCTCGCCTGAATTTATGGATGCAGGTATACCCCATCGTGCCATGGAAAAAAATCTATAATAAAAGCACTTGTTCAACTGAACAAGTGCTTTTTTTTATTCGTTTTTTTGGTTCATCATGTTTGCTATCTCATTAAGATTTAGCTTGTTTCCTTTTTGAACAACTGATTGAACAATTTGGTCTTCGAAATCGCTTGAAATCTGTTTTCCAGCAATTTTCGACACTCTTCGAACAATTTTTTTCACTTGGCGTTCATCTGAAAAATCAGCGTGCTGGATGGCATTGGCCAATGTAAAAACTTCATCCATCGATACACCAGTTTTTTGCTCAATCTTCTTAAAAAATGAGTCTTGCATTTGTTCCCCTCCTATCTGATGAAACTACTCCCTACGATGATTAATAGGATGAATAGTACAACTATGAGGATAAATGTTGACCCTTGATAAGGAGCACGAGCTGGATACATTTTTGGATAACCACCGCAAGGACTATAACCCTCACACATACGATTCCCTCCCTTTCCATTCGAACTAGAATATGCGAACGAGTTTAAAGGAAGAGGGCATTTTCCTCAGGACACTTTACCTTTGGACTTGAAAATGATTGCTGCAACCACACCGAATATTATGGCTGCACTGATACCTGAACTTGTCACTTCGAACATACCGGTTAATACGCCGATAAAGCCATGTTTTTCTGCCTCTGCCATAGCTCCATGAGTAAGTGAATTACCAAAAGAAGTAATGGGAATAGTTGCTCCTGCTCCTGCAAAATCGATGAAAGGCTCATATAAGCCAAACCCATCTAAAACAGAACCAATGACTACCAATAAACTTAATGTATGCGCTGGCGTTAATTTCGCCACATCAAAAAGTAGTTGTCCCACTACACAAATAAGTCCACCTGCGATAAATGCTAAAATGATTGAAACGATCATATTGTCACCTCATTCCATCGACAATTCAACAGCATGCGCAATACATGGGATCGTTTCACCCTGTTGAAATGAAAGTGGGGATAATAAAGCACCAGTGGCTACCAGCAGTATTTTCTTATATTGTTTCGCTAATAATTCAGCATAAATTGGTCCTAGATAGACCGTTGCAGAACAACCAGCTCCGCTGGCTCCAGATAAAAATTTATCGTCATTTCCGTAAAATTCCGATCCTGCATCACGATATTTATCAACAAGATAAGAAGAAACTCCACTTGTTTTGATAAGTTCCTGTAAAATGGCAAAGCCATTCTTCCCAAGATCCCCAGTCATGACAAAATCATAAGAAGTTCCTTTATTTTGAGCTAAATGTCGCTGAATTGTATCAAAGGCTGCCGGTGCCATAGCACTCCCCATATCAAGTGGATCCGTACATTCACAATCCATAACTTGACCAATTGTGGCAGACTGCACGAACGGTTTACCAACTTGATTGTGGGAAAGAACTCCGTAACCTGCTCCAGTTACAGTCCATTGGCCTGTAGGAGGCTTTTGTGCACCGTATTCAATTGGGTACCTAAATTGTCTCTCAACAGCGTTATGCTGGCTGGCTGCACCAAATAAGATCCGATCCATTTGTTTGGTTTCAAGAAAGAAACTTGCTGTAATTAGAGAAGAAATGCTTGTTGCACAAGCAGAAAACATGCCCATAAACGGAGTAGCGAGCTGGCGTGCCGCAAAATTGGTTGGTGTCATTTGATTGACTAAATCCCCTCCAAGAAACAAATCGATATCCGGGAGTTGAAATCCACCTTTCATGATGGCCAAATTACAAGTATCCTCTATTAACTGGG from Paenisporosarcina sp. FSL H8-0542 encodes:
- a CDS encoding YkuS family protein, giving the protein MAKIAVEKPYEDVKKALEEKGHTVKMFSTDENVSGYDMGVVRAINEGHNDEFEFPVVAMSGMSIDNVVQAVEHRLGQM
- a CDS encoding WGxxGxxG family protein — protein: MKKLAALFLAFMIAFSFAESTTYATPNTNNDVVDDVNDDDGDMEWGWLGLLGLIGLMGLKRKDDLRDRHVK
- a CDS encoding phosphatidylglycerophosphatase A; the encoded protein is MDRNGLRVHSKQVFEATKEALQRRGVSIEEIAKIVYEMQVAYNVGLTLEHCIESVESVLKKREMQHAILVGIELDELAEKKMLSTPLQQIVEADEGLFGVDETIALGSVFTYGSIAVTTFGHLDKNKIGIIKKLDTKIGEGIHTFLDDLVASIAACASSRIAHRTRDLEEHNETFADIKPEETAPETNIEGTTT
- a CDS encoding alpha/beta hydrolase-fold protein; its protein translation is MSKGTIQDVTLFSDALQEDMQLLIYIPANYSPLYKYTVLIASDGKDYFQLGRISRVADELLENKEIENMIIVGVPYKNVEDRRRKYHPSGDQHDAYLRFLAHELVPYLDLTYPTYQIGMGRALIGDSLAATASLLAAIKYPNIFGKVLLHSPMVNEDVLEKIKNVRTPHSFSVYHVIGTGENAVKLTNGEIENFLEPNRVLNSLMQDKGFSLFYDEFEGEHTWKHWQPDLKRAIKMNFGH
- a CDS encoding YjcG family protein, with protein sequence MKYGVVAFPSKKLQDLANSYRKRYDPHYALITPHMTVKGVFEASDTEIEQLSTKISNVVKRHSPFKIHTTKVSSFSPVTNAIYFKVEPSEELLNLHEDLHSDEVGGKAEYAFVPHITIAQKMSSGEHDDIYGQLKMIGVDHEETIDRLHLLYQLEDGSWTVYETFRLTGAEN
- a CDS encoding GNAT family N-acetyltransferase, whose product is MITAKRVEIPKELDDAFFVRQKVFVDEQDVPVHLEMDEYDQSAVHFVAYDDEMPIGAGRIREPEPGVAKVERVCILPQYRGKHLGNLMMETMESYAREASLTTVKLNAQSYAVPFYEKLSYQITSPEFMDAGIPHRAMEKNL
- a CDS encoding stage VI sporulation protein F translates to MQDSFFKKIEQKTGVSMDEVFTLANAIQHADFSDERQVKKIVRRVSKIAGKQISSDFEDQIVQSVVQKGNKLNLNEIANMMNQKNE
- a CDS encoding YjcZ family sporulation protein; amino-acid sequence: MCEGYSPCGGYPKMYPARAPYQGSTFILIVVLFILLIIVGSSFIR
- the spoVAE gene encoding stage V sporulation protein AE; this encodes MIVSIILAFIAGGLICVVGQLLFDVAKLTPAHTLSLLVVIGSVLDGFGLYEPFIDFAGAGATIPITSFGNSLTHGAMAEAEKHGFIGVLTGMFEVTSSGISAAIIFGVVAAIIFKSKGKVS
- a CDS encoding stage V sporulation protein AD, which translates into the protein MVSNSRTYQFATKPSIVSTAVAVGPLEKESPFHPHFDHVYDDERLGQDTNEKGHSQLIEDTCNLAIMKGGFQLPDIDLFLGGDLVNQMTPTNFAARQLATPFMGMFSACATSISSLITASFFLETKQMDRILFGAASQHNAVERQFRYPIEYGAQKPPTGQWTVTGAGYGVLSHNQVGKPFVQSATIGQVMDCECTDPLDMGSAMAPAAFDTIQRHLAQNKGTSYDFVMTGDLGKNGFAILQELIKTSGVSSYLVDKYRDAGSEFYGNDDKFLSGASGAGCSATVYLGPIYAELLAKQYKKILLVATGALLSPLSFQQGETIPCIAHAVELSME